The following are from one region of the Pocillopora verrucosa isolate sample1 chromosome 3, ASM3666991v2, whole genome shotgun sequence genome:
- the LOC131780287 gene encoding EGF-like repeat and discoidin I-like domain-containing protein 3, with translation CKERPKCKSINYYQTTETCEMNTMNAELSPENMMDFKTAVYMTIAPCYYDKECRSQEEICLVQEGGRKCKACVNEALGLEDGRIPDSAFSASSVERQDTVPERLRLNSATAWSASTSDKEPWVQVDLGKDVVIRKIATQGKRGAYQHTKTYMLSSRADGETDWVMYKEDNVEKVFQGNDEDRDTVVFNVLSQHIRARFVRFWPKTTKNRYKTMRVELYGCFL, from the exons TGCAAAGAGAGGCCCAAATGTAAAAGCATAAACTATTACCAAACAACAGAGACTTGTGAGATGAATACCATGAACGCAGAGTTGTCCCCAGAGAATATGATGGACTTTAAAACAGCCGTTTACATGACGATTGCCCCTTGTTACTATGACAAGGAATGTAGAAGTCAAGAGGAGATATGTCTGGTCCAAGAGGGCGGACGCAAATGTAAAG catGCGTGAATGAGGCTTTAGGTCTTGAAGATGGAAGGATTCCAGACTCAGCTTTTAGTGCTTCATCTGTCGAGAGACAGGATACTGTACCCGAACGCCTTCGCCTGAACTCTGCCACGGCTTGGAGTGCAAGCACTAGTGACAAAGAGCCGTGGGTTCAAGTTGACCTCGGAAAGGACGTGGTGATCAGAAAAATCGCTACCCAAGGGAAACGTGGTGCCTATCAGCACACGAAGACTTACATGCTTTCATCGCGCGCTGACGGAGAAACTGACTGGGTTATGTACAAAGAGGACAACGTTGAAAAG GTATTTCAAGGTAATGATGAGGATCGAGACACGGTGGTTTTCAATGTGTTGTCACAGCACATCAGGGCTCGCTTTGTAAGGTTTTGGCCGAAGACTACGAAAAATCGCTACAAAACAATGAGGGTAGAGCTTTACGGTTGTTTCCTTTAG
- the LOC131780288 gene encoding lactadherin-like, with protein sequence MVVTDLLPVNKLFNSQKVIMPLSKGAIATWSVLIYWQVRDTLSSVTQCQGATYSIQNRVLTGHAFRTKPCATMECCVILCGEDPNCKSINYYRKTKTCELNNVSAVVSRESMVDFELSMYMTNAFSPCHLDFECEGQGRICQVMEGWSYCKVCMEALGLEDKIIPDSSITASSGAQASLFRLNSPSAWVADHSDPEPWIQVDLGKDAVIKKIATQGKLGAYQWVRTYTLSSRANGDTDWVTYKEKDDVKVFQGNNDQTTVISHVLPQHIRARFVRFWPKTWTYIYRAMRAEVYGCFLQ encoded by the exons ATGGTAGTAACCGATCTTCTTCCAGTGAATAAACTCTTCAACAGCCA GAAAGTGATTATGCCTCTCAGTAAAGGCGCCATTGCAACATGGTCTGTGCTCATCTATTGGCAAGTGCGTGACACGTTATCTTCAGTCACGCAATGCCAAGGGGCAACCTACTCCATTCAAAATCGCGTCTTGACAGGTCACGCATTTCGCACCAAGCCATGTGCAACCATGGAATGTTGCGTGATACTCTGCGGCGAGGATCCCAATTGTAAAAGCATAAATTATTATCGAAAAACAAAGACTTGTGAGTTGAATAACGTCAGTGCTGTAGTGTCTCGTGAGAGCATGGTGGACTTTGAATTGTCAATGTACATGACCAATGCCTTTTCACCCTGTCACCTTGACTTTGAATGTGAAGGACAAGGGAGGATATGTCAGGTGATGGAGGGCTGGAGCTACTGTAAAG TATGTATGGAGGCCCTTGGCCTGGAAGATAAAATAATCCCAGATTCATCTATAACTGCTTCATCGGGAGCACAAGCCAGTCTCTTTCGTCTCAACTCACCTTCTGCTTGGGTTGCGGACCACAGTGACCCTGAGCCCTGGATTCAAGTTGACCTCGGAAAGGACGCGGTGATCAAGAAAATCGCTACTCAGGGGAAGCTTGGTGCCTATCAGTGGGTAAGGACTTATACGCTTTCATCACGTGCCAATGGAGACACTGACTGGGTGACGTATAAAGAGAAGGACGATGTAAAG GTATTTCAAGGTAACAATGATCAGACAACAGTAATTTCCCATGTACTGCCACAGCACATCAGGGCTCGTTTCGTCAGGTTCTGGCCTAAGACTTGGACCTATATATACAGAGCCATGAGGGCAGAGGTGTACGGCTGTTTCCTTCAGTAA
- the LOC131780263 gene encoding lactadherin-like, whose translation MVSFVYFDSRTTTMLPKGVIATSFVMVFWQLRDTLSSVTQCQDATYSIANRILTGHAFTTKPSSTMESCVIFCSKDLNCKSINFYRKAKTCELNNMSAETSPESMVDFELAMYMTNAFPIPCLYDAECKLPGEICELVEGDRKCKACMEALGMEDGRIPDSAISASSFVNEGTHPRLVRLNSPSGWVADHHDPKPWLQVDLGKDAVIKKIATQGKRGVYHWVKTYTLSSRANEETDRSTYKENEDVKVFQGNNNQETVVSHVLPQHIRARFFRFWPKTWTYKYRAMRAELHGCFLQ comes from the exons ATGGTTTCATTCGTATATTTTGACTCTAGAACAACGACTATGCTTCCCAAAGGCGTCATAGCAACTTCCTTTGTGATGGTCTTTTGGCAATTACGTGATACGTTATCATCAGTCACGCAATGCCAAGACGCAACCTACTCCATTGCAAATCGCATTCTAACAGGTCACGCATTCACCACCAAACCATCTTCAACTATGGAATCTTGCGTGATATTCTGCAGTAAGGATCTCAATTGTAAAAGCATAAACTTTTACCGAAAGGCAAAGACTTGTGAGTTGAATAACATGAGTGCGGAGACGTCCCCAGAGAGTATGGTGGACTTTGAACTGGCAATGTACATGACCAACGCCTTTCCAATTCCTTGCCTCTATGACGCTGAATGCAAACTGCCAGGGGAAATATGTGAGCTTGTGGAGGGCGACAGAAAATGTAAAG CATGTATGGAGGCCCTTGGTATGGAAGATGGAAGAATTCCAGATTCAGCTATAAGTGCTTCATCGTTTGTGAACGAGGGTACACATCCTAGGCTGGTTCGTCTCAACTCACCTTCTGGATGGGTTGCAGACCACCATGACCCTAAGCCCTGGCTTCAAGTTGACCTCGGAAAGGACGCAGTGATCAAGAAAATCGCTACCCAGGGGAAGCGCGGTGTCTATCACTGGGTAAAGACTTACACGCTTTCATCACGTGCCAACGAAGAGACTGATCGGTCGACGTATAAAGAGAACGAAGATGTGAAG GTATTTCAAGGTAACAATAATCAGGAAACGGTGGTATCCCATGTGTTACCGCAACACATCAGGGCTCGTTTTTTCAGGTTCTGGCCCAAGACTTGGACTTATAAATACAGAGCCATGAGGGCAGAGCTGCACGGCTGTTTTCTTCAGTAA
- the LOC131780262 gene encoding lactadherin-like has translation MTLLTSVIATSFVIIYWQVRDILSSVTECQEATYSIQNRILAGHAFTTRPSATIEVCVILCGEHPNCKSINYFRNSKTCELNNMSRVSSPEHMVVFESAMYMTNAFPVPCNYDIECERQEEICQLAVGGSKCKACMEALGMEDERIPDSAISASSFLHGGSLPSMVRLNSSFSWIAADNETKSWVQVDLGRDAVIKKIATQGRPGNHSLWVKTYTLSSRANGETDWLTYRENVDVKVFQGNNDQETVVSHVLPQHIRARFVRFWPETWTMKYRAMRVELYGCFLQ, from the exons ATGACACTTCTCACAAGCGTTATAGCAACTTCCTTTGTGATTATCTACTGGCAAGTACGTGACATCTTATCTTCAGTCACGGAATGCCAAGAGGCAACCTACTCCATTCAAAATCGCATCTTGGCAGGTCACGCATTCACCACAAGGCCATCTGCAACCATCGAGGTTTGCGTGATTTTATGTGGAGAGCATCCCAATTGTAAAAGTATAAACTATTTTCGAAATTCAAAGACTTGTGAGTTGAATAACATGAGCCGGGTGTCATCCCCAGAACATATGGTGGTTTTTGAATCAGCTATGTACATGACCAACGCTTTTCCAGTCCCGTGTAACTACGACATTGAATGTGAACGGCAAGAGGAGATCTGCCAGCTTGCGGTGGGCGGGAGCAAATGTAAAG CATGTATGGAGGCCCTTGGTATGGAAGATGAAAGAATTCCAGATTCAGCTATAAGTGCTTCATCGTTTTTGCACGGGGGTTCACTTCCCAGTATGGTTCGTCTCAACTCATCATTTTCATGGATTGCAGCCGACAATGAAACTAAGTCCTGGGTTCAAGTTGACCTCGGAAGGGACGCAGTAATCAAGAAAATCGCTACCCAGGGGAGACCCGGGAACCATTCATTGTGGGTAAAGACTTACACGCTTTCATCGCGTGCCAACGGAGAGACTGATTGGCTGACGTATAGAGAGAACGTAGACGTGAAG GTATTTCAAGGTAACAATGATCAGGAAACGGTGGTATCCCATGTGTTGCCGCAGCACATCAGGGCTCGTTTCGTCAGGTTCTGGCCCGAGACTTGGACCATGAAATACAGAGCCATGAGGGTAGAGTTGTACGGCTGTTTCCTTCAGTAA